Proteins encoded together in one Quercus lobata isolate SW786 chromosome 3, ValleyOak3.0 Primary Assembly, whole genome shotgun sequence window:
- the LOC115981764 gene encoding LOW QUALITY PROTEIN: probable O-methyltransferase 3 (The sequence of the model RefSeq protein was modified relative to this genomic sequence to represent the inferred CDS: deleted 2 bases in 1 codon), with product MSGTKQLSFKLVPGENATELLDAQAHIWNHIFNFVNSMSLKCAIELGIPDIIHNHGKPMTLSELITALPIYPTKSPHVYRLMRILIHSGFFAPKNTNENDQEEAYVLTESSRLLIKDNPLSVTPFLLAVVDPVLTTPWNYLTTWFQNEDLTPFDTAHGKTFWDYGGDEPKFANIFNDAMASDARLVMSIVVDKCKGVFEGLKSFVDVGGGTGTVTKAIADTFPDIECTVFDLPHVVADFQGSKNLKYVGGDMFEAVPPADAVFMKWILHDWNEEDSVKLLKRCKEAITTNDKKGKVIIIELMMENQKEDKKSTETQLFFDMMLMVLVKGRERNEKEWAKLFMDAGFSNYKITPILGLRVLIEVYP from the exons atgagtgGCACTAAACAGCTAAGTTTCAAATTGGTCCCAGGTGAAAATGCTACTGAGTTACTTGATGCTCAAGCCCACATATGGAACCACATTTTCAACTTCGTAAACTCTATGTCCCTT AAATGTGCAATTGAGCTAGGTATACCAGATATCATCCACAACCATGGCAAACCCATGACTCTCTCTGAGCTCATCACTGCACTACCAATATACCCTACAAAATCTCCACATGTTTACCGCCTCATGCGCATTTTGATCCACTCTGGCTTCTTTGCTCCCAAAAATACTAACGAAAATGACCAAGAAGAAGCGTATGTACTGACTGAATCTTCCAGGCTCCTCATTAAGGACAATCCCTTGAGTGTGACACCTTTCTTACTAGCCGTGGTTGATCCAGTGTTGACAACGCCATGGAATTATTTGACCACTTGGTTCCAAAATGAGGATCTTACACCATTTGACACGGCTCACGGGAAGACATTTTGGGATTATGGGGGGGATGAACCAAAATTTGCTAATATTTTCAATGATGCTATGGCTAGCGATGCACGCTTAGTCATGAGCATTGTGGTTGACAAGTGTAAGGGGGTGTTTGAGGGACTGAAGTCATTTGTCGACGTTGGAGGTGGCACAGGAACTGTGACCAAGGCCATTGCCGATACATTCCCAGACATAGAGTGCACTGTATTTGATCTCCCACACGTAGTTGCTGACTTTCAAGGGAGTAAGAACTTGAAATATGTTGGAGGGGACATGTTTGAGGCAGTTCCTCCTGCTGATGCTGTTTTTATGAag TGGATATTGCATGATTGGAATGAAGAGGACAGCGTGAAACTGCTTAAGCGATGCAAGGAGGCAATCACTACCAATGATAAGAAGGGAAAAGTGATTATCATAGAGTTGATGATGGAGAAtcaaaaggaagataaaaagtCAACTGAGACACAACTCTTTTTTGACATGATGCTGATGGTATTAgtgaaaggaagagagagaaatgagaaagaaTGGGCTAAGCTATTTATGGATGCTGGTTTTAGTAACTATAAGATAACCCCCATACTAGGTTTAAGGGTTCTTATTGAAGTGTATCCTTAA
- the LOC115981122 gene encoding probable terpene synthase 12, with amino-acid sequence MGFSGGGLGVSLSVDGGRLGVVDRWLGLNGYVVVDGGWVCSSQWWLMVARFMVVIVGELYEDRVKKVEEDVRSMINNENADLVETLELIDDVQRLDLGHRFEKDIARALVKFASSKGCNERVEKSLHATALSFRILRQHGYEVSQDIFNRFKDDSGNFKEFLGKDVQGMLSLYEASYLAFEGENLLDKTLAFTRMHLKDLKRDVSKSIAEQISHALEVPLHHRMLRLEARWYIEAYSKREDANGVLLELAKLDFNIVQSVHQTELQEMSRWWKGMGLANKLSFSRDRLMECFFWTVGMAYEPQFSHFRKGLTKVFSLITAIDDVYDVYGTLDELELFTDAVERWDISVVKNLPNCMKLSFLALYNTVNEMAYDNLKDNEEDSLPYLTKAWADMLKAFLQEAKWSYNKDMPTFRDYLDNAWVSVSGVVMLVHTYFLLNQTVTKQALGGLEKYPDLLRWPSMIFQLFNDLTTSAAELETGKTANAIHCYMRETSLSEKRACKDIRNVVDRTWKKINEERVVDSSFGEPFVELAINLARIAQCTYQYGDGLGDPDERAKNRVLSLMIEPVSLI; translated from the exons ATGGGTTTCAGTGGTGGTGGGTTGGGGGTGAGTTTAAGCGTTGATGGTGGTCGATTAGGGGTGGTGGATCGTTGGCTAGG ATTAAATGGTTATGTGGTGgttgatggtggctgggtttgTAGTAGCCAGTGGTGGTTGATGGTGGCTAGGTTTATGGTGGTGATTGTG GGTGAACTATACGAAGATAGGGTAAAGAAAGTAGAAGAAGATGTGAGGAGTATGATTAATAATGAAAATGCGGACTTAGTGGAAACACTTGAACTAATTGATGATGTTCAACGATTAGATTTGGGGCACCGCTTTGAGAAGGACATAGCAAGAGCCCTTGTAAAGTTTGCATCTTCAAAAGGTTGTAACGAGAGAGTAGAGAAGAGTCTGCATGCTACTGCTCTCAGCTTTAGGATCCTCAGACAACACGGCTATGAGGTTTCTCAAG ATATATTCAACAGATTCAAGGACGATAGTGGCAATTTCAAGGAATTCCTCGGAAAGGATGTTCAAGGAATGCTCAGTCTATATGAAGCCTCGTATCTTGCTTTTGAAGGAGAAAATCTCTTGGATAAGACCCTGGCATTCACAAGAATGCATCTCAAGGACCTCAAAAGGGATGTAAGTAAAAGCATCGCAGAACAAATTAG CCACGCATTGGAGGTTCCATTGCACCATAGAATGCTAAGGCTGGAAGCTCGATGGTATATTGAGGCATATAGTAAGAGGGAGGATGCCAATGGTGTTCTACTTGAACTCGCCAAGTTGGATTTTAACATTGTGCAATCAGTACATCAAACTGAGCTTCAAGAAATGTCGAG GTGGTGGAAGGGTATGGGTCTAGCAAACAAGTTGAGCTTCAGTAGAGATAGACTGATGGAATGCTTCTTTTGGACCGTTGGAATGGCCTACGAACCTCAATTCAGTCATTTTCGTAAAGGGTTAACGAAAGTGTTTTCTCTGATAACCGCCATTGATGATGTCTATGATGTTTATGGTACTCTGGATGAACTGGAGCTATTTACTGATGCCGTTGAAAG ATGGGATATCAGTGTGGTGAAAAATCTTCCCAACTGTATGAAATTGAGCTTCCTAGCTCTCTATAACACAGTTAATGAGATGGCATATGACAATCTTAAGGATAATGAAGAAGACAGCCTTCCATACCTAACAAAAGCG TGGGCTGATATGTTAAAAGCTTTCCTACAAGAAGCAAAGTGGAGTTACAACAAAGATATGCCAACATTCAGGGACTATCTTGACAATGCATGGGTATCAGTATCTGGGGTTGTCATGCTAGTtcatacttattttttattgaaccaAACTGTCACAAAGCAAGCACTTGGAGGCTTAGAAAAATACCCCGATCTCTTACGTTGGCCATCCATGATTTTTCAACTCTTCAATGATTTGACTACTTCCGCG GCAGAGTTAGAGACTGGTAAAACTGCAAATGCAATCCATTGCTACATGCGTGAAACTAGTCTTTCAGAGAAACGTGCTTGCAAAGACATCAGAAATGTGGTTGACAGAACTTGGAAAAAGATAAATGAAGAGCGAGTAGTTGATTCTTCATTTGGAGAACCGTTTGTGGAATTAGCAATCAACCTTGCTCGGATTGCCCAATGCACATACCAGTACGGAGATGGGCTTGGGGACCCAGATGAGAGAGCGAAGAACCGAGTGTTATCATTGATGATTGAACCTGTTTCACTAATTTAG